In Sebaldella termitidis ATCC 33386, one DNA window encodes the following:
- a CDS encoding lipocalin family protein, which produces MKNLYIILLLLFVLSCSSNKVELKKLENFNSEKYLGKWYEIARIDNRFEKNLINATAEYSLNEDGSIKVVNKGYDKIKNKEKTAEGKAKIIDNGLLKVYFIPFFGGDYNVLYVDNDYQYAAVGGGTENYLWILSREQTMENDVYKKLVDIAQKRGYNTELLQKF; this is translated from the coding sequence ATGAAAAATCTATATATCATTTTACTTTTATTATTTGTACTGTCTTGTTCGAGTAATAAAGTAGAACTGAAAAAACTTGAAAATTTTAATAGTGAAAAATATTTGGGAAAATGGTATGAGATAGCCAGAATAGACAACAGATTTGAAAAAAATCTTATTAATGCAACGGCGGAATATTCATTAAATGAAGATGGAAGTATTAAAGTAGTAAATAAAGGATATGATAAAATAAAAAATAAAGAGAAGACAGCAGAAGGAAAAGCTAAAATTATCGATAACGGATTACTTAAAGTATACTTTATACCTTTTTTTGGAGGAGATTATAATGTGCTGTATGTGGATAATGATTATCAATATGCAGCAGTGGGCGGAGGAACTGAAAATTACTTATGGATTTTAAGCAGAGAACAGACCATGGAAAATGATGTATATAAAAAATTAGTGGATATTGCTCAAAAGAGAGGATACAATACTGAATTACTCCAAAAATTTTAG
- a CDS encoding TetR/AcrR family transcriptional regulator, producing the protein MTKKTKDKIIFTAESLLESNEYKDISIREVAFLSGISIGTFYRYMNSKEELLEQLKIKFDQKVYNTLLKQTKGKNPIEKILIFFDTYINYITKYNYKFFVFFIPTLLEKQDFISQSKNLCLLKQYIEEAYESDGFNDIYSQDYIFRTLSSFFIGTIFNWCFSMGKSDMKKDFFSNFDTLISKFKN; encoded by the coding sequence ATGACAAAAAAAACTAAGGATAAAATTATTTTTACAGCAGAATCTTTACTGGAAAGCAATGAATATAAAGATATTTCAATTCGGGAGGTCGCTTTTTTATCTGGAATCTCCATCGGGACATTTTATCGTTATATGAACTCAAAAGAGGAGCTTCTGGAACAGCTAAAGATTAAGTTTGACCAGAAAGTATATAATACTTTATTAAAACAAACCAAAGGGAAAAATCCAATAGAAAAAATTTTGATTTTTTTTGACACTTATATAAATTATATTACAAAATATAATTACAAATTTTTTGTTTTTTTTATTCCTACATTATTAGAAAAACAGGATTTTATCTCTCAATCAAAAAATTTATGCCTTTTGAAACAATATATAGAAGAAGCCTATGAAAGTGACGGATTTAATGATATTTACTCACAGGACTATATTTTCCGTACTCTCTCGTCATTTTTTATAGGGACAATTTTTAATTGGTGTTTTTCAATGGGAAAATCAGATATGAAAAAAGATTTTTTCTCAAATTTTGATACTTTAATTAGTAAATTTAAAAACTGA
- a CDS encoding alkyl/aryl-sulfatase, with amino-acid sequence MNIRKNILKYMMLSLVITTAFYAAEQPKPATSFTKEKNEQVLRELPFNDTQDYEDAKRGFIDTIPDKVIKNNFGSDAWNLKDYDFLDSKKVPDSVNPSLWRIAQLNKYNGLFKVTDKVYQIRGFDLSNMTIIEGNTGLIIIDPLTAAETAKAGLDLYYKNFSKKPVKAVIYTHSHGDHYGGIHGVVDEKDVKSGKVKIYAPEGFLQEASSENVYAGNAMNRRGTYQYGPGLARGEKGQIDAGLGKTVPIGSVGLIRPTDIISKTGETKNIDGIQVEFIMAPGTEAPAEMLMYFPQFKMVNAAEDATHTLHNLYTLRGAQVRDAMTWWKTLDYLLADYGDKTEVIIAQHHWPKWGQENIKGYLAKQRDIYKYIHDQTLRLANEGYTMNEIAEKIDYPNGLDKEWSVRGYYGSLSHDTKAVYQRYLGWYDSNPANLNPLPPEEASKRYVEFMGGSKAVIKKAKEYYNKGEYRWVAEVMNRVVFAEPENQEAKNLAADALEQLGYQAEDPTWRNEYLVGAYELRNGTPKIPTKIGANTPDAIKAMTMEMYMDYMGIRLNADRAEGKKLTLNLELPDIKEKYAVNLENSVLGYRKVDTFKNEAEVTLTINRDTLDKIQMGETTLDKEIASGNVKVNGNTQKLKEYMGLFDNFKPDFNIVTP; translated from the coding sequence ATGAATATTAGGAAAAATATTTTGAAGTATATGATGCTGTCACTAGTGATAACAACTGCATTTTATGCTGCGGAACAGCCTAAGCCGGCTACATCTTTCACAAAAGAGAAAAATGAACAGGTGTTAAGAGAGTTGCCGTTTAATGATACACAGGATTACGAGGATGCCAAAAGAGGATTTATAGATACAATACCTGATAAGGTTATAAAAAATAACTTTGGATCAGATGCCTGGAATCTGAAAGATTATGATTTTCTTGATAGTAAAAAAGTGCCTGATTCTGTTAATCCAAGCTTGTGGAGAATTGCACAGCTGAATAAATATAACGGGCTTTTCAAGGTTACTGACAAGGTATATCAGATAAGAGGTTTTGATCTTTCCAATATGACCATTATAGAAGGAAATACAGGATTAATAATAATAGACCCGCTGACTGCCGCAGAAACTGCAAAAGCAGGACTGGATCTCTATTACAAAAACTTTTCAAAAAAACCTGTAAAGGCAGTTATATATACCCACAGTCACGGAGATCATTACGGAGGTATACACGGAGTAGTAGATGAGAAAGATGTAAAATCAGGTAAAGTAAAAATTTATGCTCCGGAAGGATTTCTTCAGGAGGCTTCCAGTGAAAATGTCTATGCCGGAAATGCCATGAACAGAAGAGGAACTTATCAGTATGGTCCGGGACTGGCAAGAGGAGAAAAGGGACAGATAGATGCAGGTCTTGGGAAAACAGTACCTATTGGTTCTGTTGGTCTTATTCGTCCTACAGATATCATTTCCAAAACCGGAGAGACAAAAAATATAGACGGGATTCAGGTAGAATTTATAATGGCTCCGGGAACTGAGGCACCAGCTGAAATGCTTATGTATTTTCCACAATTTAAGATGGTTAATGCAGCAGAAGATGCTACGCACACCCTGCACAATTTATACACTTTAAGAGGTGCTCAGGTAAGGGATGCGATGACTTGGTGGAAAACTTTAGATTATTTATTGGCAGACTACGGTGATAAAACAGAAGTAATAATAGCACAGCATCACTGGCCTAAATGGGGACAGGAAAATATAAAGGGATATCTGGCAAAACAAAGAGATATTTATAAATATATACATGATCAAACTTTGAGACTGGCAAATGAAGGATACACAATGAATGAAATAGCAGAAAAGATAGATTATCCAAACGGACTGGATAAGGAATGGTCAGTAAGAGGTTATTACGGAAGTCTGAGTCATGATACAAAGGCTGTATATCAGAGATATCTCGGATGGTATGACAGTAATCCTGCGAATCTGAATCCGCTTCCGCCTGAAGAGGCTTCTAAGAGATATGTGGAATTTATGGGCGGTTCCAAGGCTGTAATAAAAAAAGCTAAGGAGTACTATAATAAAGGTGAATACAGATGGGTAGCCGAAGTAATGAACAGAGTGGTTTTCGCAGAGCCGGAAAATCAGGAAGCAAAAAATCTTGCTGCTGACGCATTAGAGCAATTAGGATATCAGGCAGAAGATCCTACATGGAGAAATGAGTATTTAGTGGGAGCTTATGAATTAAGAAACGGAACACCTAAAATACCTACTAAAATTGGGGCTAATACTCCTGATGCAATAAAAGCCATGACTATGGAAATGTATATGGATTATATGGGAATCCGTCTTAATGCTGACAGGGCAGAAGGAAAGAAACTAACACTGAATCTGGAATTACCGGATATAAAAGAGAAATATGCAGTTAATCTGGAGAATTCAGTATTGGGATACAGAAAAGTAGACACATTCAAAAATGAGGCAGAAGTCACATTAACAATAAACAGAGATACTCTGGATAAGATTCAAATGGGTGAAACTACACTGGATAAAGAGATAGCAAGCGGAAATGTAAAGGTAAACGGAAATACACAAAAATTGAAGGAGTATATGGGATTATTTGATAATTTCAAACCGGACTTTAATATAGTGACTCCTTAA
- a CDS encoding nuclear transport factor 2 family protein translates to MIEDIILQFVEAINEHNVEKIIELMSEDHEFIDTWNRKETKKEMSKGWKDYFEWFPDYHIEILEYFKSNASIGLLGFASGSYKGNKNSYWKIPAFWKIRVEKEKVKLWQVVADSKIPFDSMNERS, encoded by the coding sequence ATGATTGAAGATATTATTTTACAGTTTGTTGAAGCAATAAATGAACATAATGTTGAAAAAATTATAGAATTAATGAGTGAAGATCATGAATTTATTGACACTTGGAACAGGAAGGAAACAAAAAAAGAGATGTCAAAAGGCTGGAAAGACTATTTTGAATGGTTTCCTGATTATCATATAGAAATATTGGAATATTTCAAAAGCAATGCTTCAATTGGTCTATTAGGTTTTGCCAGCGGAAGTTATAAGGGAAATAAAAATTCGTATTGGAAAATCCCAGCTTTTTGGAAAATTAGAGTAGAAAAAGAAAAAGTTAAATTATGGCAGGTTGTAGCCGATTCTAAGATACCTTTTGATAGCATGAATGAAAGAAGTTAA
- a CDS encoding ATP-binding cassette domain-containing protein, giving the protein MDNIQIINARTNNLKNISLEIPKRKIIVVTGISGSGKSSLVFDTIASQSQRLLSETFSSYIQQLLPHYEQPKVDRISNLPVSIIINQNKITGNARSTVGTITDIYASLRLLFSRIAKPFIGYSMNYSFNSPEGMCPKCKGLGVIKEINIKSLINFEKSLNSGAVQFPTFQSGGWRLTRYTESGNFDNDKKIKEYTSNELSMLLYNTGSSPKSPTKNWHKTARYVGLIPRITKAFIETDNTKYKKDLERILEIRICTECSGTRVNKKVRSAKILNNSISDCVSLSLDELRIFLDKIKEPEVEIILMDLKTKLESLQSLGLSYLTLNRATTTLSGGESQRIKIAKHLNSSLSDILYIFDELSTGLHPEDLTGIIKILYKLKQKGNTIILVDHDPDIIKIADHIINLGEGAGVNGGCVTYQGTYEGLLASDTLTSKALNTSHLLNNKKRNFQEFYELQNVSLNNIKNISIKIPKNAFTVVTGVAGSGKSSLIRHLFKNKFSDAMILDQSPVHSSSRSNILSYLGVFDTIKTLFSKVSSKNISHFSYNGKGACPVCKGKGYIKLDLAFLGDTKQLCEGCRGKRFNNETLSYYYKNKNIDDVLNLTVKEAESFFDDTNSEKLSRMLSCLTMANLDYLKLGQSLDTFSGGELQRLKIAKTLFEKNSKLLILDEPSTGLHESDVQNLLELFFVLVKNGNTLIVLEHNLSIISQAEWIIDLGLYGGVLGGKIIFQGYPGDIIDHPVSLTAKHLKKFLKIK; this is encoded by the coding sequence ATGGATAATATTCAAATAATTAATGCAAGAACTAATAATTTAAAAAATATTTCTTTAGAAATTCCCAAAAGAAAAATTATAGTTGTTACAGGTATTTCAGGTTCCGGAAAATCATCTCTTGTTTTTGACACAATTGCTTCTCAGTCGCAAAGACTGCTGAGTGAAACTTTTTCCAGCTATATACAACAGCTTCTGCCTCATTATGAACAGCCTAAGGTGGATAGAATTTCAAATTTACCTGTATCTATAATCATTAATCAAAATAAAATAACCGGAAATGCTCGTTCTACTGTCGGAACCATTACTGATATATATGCAAGTCTGCGGCTTTTATTCTCACGAATTGCCAAACCATTTATCGGCTATTCCATGAATTACTCTTTTAATTCTCCCGAAGGAATGTGCCCAAAATGTAAAGGACTAGGAGTAATAAAAGAAATTAATATAAAAAGTCTGATAAATTTTGAAAAATCCTTGAATTCAGGTGCTGTCCAATTTCCAACTTTTCAGTCGGGAGGATGGAGGTTAACAAGATACACAGAGTCAGGAAATTTTGATAATGATAAAAAAATCAAGGAATACACTTCTAATGAATTATCTATGCTTTTATACAACACCGGAAGCTCCCCAAAAAGCCCGACCAAAAACTGGCATAAAACAGCTCGGTATGTCGGCTTGATTCCCAGAATAACCAAGGCCTTTATTGAAACTGATAATACTAAATATAAGAAAGATTTAGAGAGAATTTTAGAAATTAGAATTTGTACTGAGTGTTCAGGTACAAGAGTAAATAAAAAAGTACGCAGTGCTAAAATTTTGAATAATTCCATTTCTGATTGTGTCAGTCTATCCCTTGATGAATTGAGAATATTTTTAGATAAAATAAAGGAACCTGAAGTTGAAATTATATTAATGGATTTAAAAACAAAGCTTGAGAGCTTACAGAGCCTCGGACTAAGCTATCTTACTCTTAACCGGGCAACAACAACTTTATCCGGCGGGGAATCACAGAGAATTAAAATAGCAAAGCATCTAAACAGCTCTTTATCTGATATTCTTTATATCTTTGATGAACTTAGTACAGGTCTTCATCCGGAAGATCTCACAGGAATTATAAAAATATTATATAAATTAAAACAAAAAGGAAACACAATTATACTAGTAGATCATGATCCGGATATCATAAAAATTGCAGATCATATTATTAATTTAGGTGAAGGAGCCGGAGTAAACGGGGGCTGTGTCACTTATCAAGGAACGTATGAGGGATTACTTGCTTCTGATACGCTTACCAGTAAAGCTTTGAACACTTCACATCTTTTGAATAACAAAAAGCGAAATTTCCAAGAATTTTATGAACTGCAAAATGTTAGTTTAAATAATATAAAAAATATTTCTATAAAGATTCCTAAAAATGCATTTACTGTAGTAACTGGTGTAGCAGGATCTGGAAAAAGCTCCCTTATCCGACATTTATTTAAAAATAAATTTTCTGATGCAATGATATTAGATCAAAGTCCTGTCCATAGTTCTTCACGTTCAAATATCCTCAGTTATCTGGGTGTTTTTGACACTATAAAAACTTTATTCAGTAAAGTATCCTCAAAAAACATATCTCATTTTTCTTATAATGGAAAAGGAGCATGCCCTGTCTGCAAGGGAAAAGGATATATAAAATTAGATCTGGCTTTTTTAGGAGATACAAAACAGCTTTGTGAAGGCTGTCGCGGGAAACGCTTTAACAATGAGACTTTATCCTATTACTATAAAAACAAAAATATTGATGATGTATTGAACTTAACAGTTAAAGAAGCCGAGAGTTTTTTTGATGATACTAATAGTGAAAAATTAAGCCGTATGCTAAGTTGCTTAACAATGGCCAATTTAGACTATTTAAAGTTAGGCCAGTCTCTTGATACATTTTCCGGCGGAGAACTGCAGCGGTTAAAAATAGCCAAAACTCTCTTTGAAAAAAACAGTAAGCTGCTAATTTTAGATGAACCCAGCACCGGGCTGCATGAATCTGATGTTCAAAATTTACTAGAATTATTTTTCGTTCTGGTAAAAAATGGAAATACGCTGATTGTCTTAGAGCATAATTTATCTATTATATCTCAGGCTGAATGGATTATTGACTTAGGACTTTACGGCGGCGTTCTTGGCGGAAAAATTATTTTTCAGGGATATCCCGGAGACATAATTGATCACCCTGTTTCTCTTACAGCTAAACATCTTAAAAAATTTTTGAAAATAAAGTAA
- a CDS encoding YeiH family protein: MLSLNKIRNYIPGIILSVLIMLISQLLSRIIPVIGSATIAILSGIILGNIFFHSNIWSKGTGFCEKTLLEISVVLLGFSITIQSIITFGLSGIFFILTLIIGTITVSMWLGRKLGFSKKSTVMMAVGNAICGSSAIASIAPIIDADNGEKGRIITLVNLLGTILMLGMPVLVVLLFKNNPLKQGAVIGGTIQSVGQVAGAGSILGVKILNIAMLFKIIRIMFLAFVVIFFSYFGTSNSTNEKKIVWQKIIPWYVIGFLLIGIINSYFPISKQIILNAHNFGTYLEITALAAIGLRLDISAFFKEGKKLALYGLGVGFSQIVLSFIFIKLFY; the protein is encoded by the coding sequence ATGCTATCTTTAAATAAAATTAGAAATTATATCCCCGGAATTATATTATCAGTTCTGATTATGCTGATTTCACAATTACTTTCCCGCATTATTCCTGTTATCGGCAGTGCTACTATAGCTATTCTTTCGGGGATCATATTAGGAAATATTTTTTTTCATTCAAATATATGGAGTAAAGGAACAGGATTTTGTGAAAAGACATTACTTGAAATTTCCGTTGTTCTTTTAGGATTTTCTATAACAATCCAATCCATAATTACATTTGGTTTATCCGGGATATTTTTTATATTAACTCTCATAATTGGAACCATAACTGTTTCTATGTGGCTGGGTCGTAAGCTGGGCTTTTCAAAAAAATCAACTGTGATGATGGCAGTTGGCAATGCAATATGCGGCTCTTCAGCTATTGCTTCAATCGCTCCCATTATTGATGCTGACAACGGGGAAAAAGGAAGAATCATCACTCTGGTTAACTTATTAGGAACGATTTTGATGTTGGGAATGCCTGTATTGGTAGTACTTCTTTTCAAAAATAATCCATTAAAACAAGGAGCTGTTATAGGAGGAACTATACAATCTGTTGGTCAGGTTGCTGGTGCCGGAAGTATATTAGGTGTTAAAATTCTTAATATTGCCATGTTATTTAAAATTATAAGAATAATGTTTTTAGCCTTTGTAGTTATCTTTTTTTCATATTTTGGAACTTCTAATTCAACAAATGAGAAAAAAATAGTCTGGCAGAAAATTATTCCATGGTATGTAATCGGATTTCTGTTAATCGGTATAATAAATAGTTATTTTCCTATTTCAAAACAAATAATACTTAATGCTCACAATTTCGGGACTTATCTAGAAATAACTGCATTAGCTGCTATTGGTTTACGTTTAGATATTTCTGCTTTTTTTAAAGAAGGAAAAAAACTCGCTCTGTACGGTTTAGGTGTGGGATTTTCACAAATAGTTCTGAGTTTTATTTTTATTAAGCTTTTTTATTAA
- a CDS encoding family 1 glycosylhydrolase, with product MRGASISAYQVEGMNLEDGKESSCQDIKKFQKGHRI from the coding sequence TTGCGGGGAGCAAGTATATCTGCTTATCAAGTAGAAGGTATGAATTTAGAAGATGGAAAAGAGTCTTCCTGTCAGGATATAAAAAAGTTTCAGAAGGGACATCGGATTTAA
- a CDS encoding 4Fe-4S binding protein — MIKKVVNFRILIQIIFLGFMIFSVTILERSISRLIVLSVTFLIGSYHCGWICPFGTIQEYMSKIRKKFIRKTYNVPEKIDKILSPIRYIPLFISVILITDVLNARKIMFSLLRGKQIAIISLVVLIIFLIFSLFIDRPFCRWFCVDGARYGLLSFGRILTIKRDNEKCVNCQKCDKSCPMEIKVSRHNEILNPKCINCLSCIAECPERKTLSIGIRSFSGKYNLISFFGALVFGIWILTRLLK; from the coding sequence ATGATAAAAAAAGTGGTGAATTTTAGAATATTAATACAAATAATTTTTTTAGGTTTTATGATATTTTCTGTTACAATTTTAGAGCGTTCAATATCAAGATTAATTGTACTGAGTGTTACATTTTTGATAGGAAGTTATCATTGCGGATGGATATGTCCATTTGGAACAATACAAGAGTATATGAGTAAAATTAGAAAAAAATTTATAAGAAAAACTTATAATGTTCCTGAAAAAATTGATAAAATATTATCACCAATACGTTATATACCATTATTTATAAGTGTTATACTTATTACAGATGTATTGAATGCAAGGAAAATAATGTTTAGTTTATTGAGAGGCAAGCAAATAGCAATAATTTCACTAGTTGTACTTATAATATTTCTTATATTTTCTCTCTTTATAGACAGACCATTTTGTAGATGGTTTTGTGTGGACGGTGCCAGATACGGACTTTTGAGCTTTGGGAGAATTTTAACTATTAAACGAGATAATGAAAAATGTGTAAACTGTCAAAAATGTGATAAATCCTGCCCAATGGAAATAAAAGTTTCTCGACATAATGAAATATTAAATCCAAAATGTATAAACTGTTTATCATGTATTGCCGAGTGTCCTGAGCGGAAAACATTAAGTATAGGAATTAGAAGCTTTTCAGGAAAATACAATCTTATTTCATTTTTTGGAGCTTTAGTATTTGGAATTTGGATATTGACAAGATTATTGAAATAA
- a CDS encoding OmpP1/FadL family transporter has translation MKKLIKLLMPMVISLSASGASIDYLMNNSSVYLGNPAQTANISVESAFFNPAGLVYLDDGLYLNINAFLSSVEESTVLDGQKYKADDFPVTPSFNLVYKKEKFSYYFNTSIIAGGATLNFKDGVPGLELAAQGINKLDPLKNTSRALNANLENGNFDGENRYFQGAVGISYLLNDKVSVSLGGKYVYGIRKLSGHAEYSYNKSSPLGAIVDGNALHIDSKRTADGFGGILGIDIKPTDTLNIALKFETPVKLNFKASTSEDEKIYLGFLNRSLGISTFYPEYKDGNKMRRDLPAVLSAGVSNKINKVTLLFSYSHYFNKAANIDNQNYDDGNEAGIGIMYDINDKFTWTAGINIADTGASRATYDDTEFALNSQLYGTGVIFKPNEKNEFVLSLAYIHYNSENGVDEHFVPGADFEKSKVRYKKSITSLGLGYTYKF, from the coding sequence ATGAAAAAGTTAATAAAACTATTAATGCCTATGGTAATTTCTCTGTCAGCCAGCGGAGCCAGCATCGACTATCTGATGAATAATTCCTCTGTTTATCTGGGGAATCCGGCTCAAACTGCTAATATTTCTGTAGAAAGTGCATTTTTTAATCCGGCAGGACTTGTATATTTAGATGACGGACTTTATTTAAATATAAATGCTTTTTTATCAAGTGTTGAAGAATCTACAGTTTTAGACGGTCAGAAATACAAGGCTGATGATTTTCCGGTTACTCCTAGTTTTAATCTGGTATATAAAAAAGAAAAATTCTCATACTATTTCAATACAAGCATTATAGCCGGAGGAGCTACTTTAAATTTTAAAGACGGTGTACCGGGTTTGGAATTAGCAGCTCAGGGAATAAATAAACTGGATCCGCTGAAAAATACTTCCAGAGCTTTAAACGCAAATTTAGAAAATGGTAACTTTGACGGAGAAAACCGATACTTTCAGGGTGCTGTGGGAATAAGCTATCTTTTGAATGACAAGGTTTCTGTTTCATTAGGAGGAAAATATGTTTACGGAATAAGAAAACTATCAGGACATGCAGAATACTCCTATAACAAATCCAGTCCTCTGGGTGCAATAGTTGACGGCAACGCACTTCATATTGATTCCAAAAGAACTGCTGACGGATTTGGGGGAATTCTGGGAATAGATATAAAGCCTACCGACACCTTAAATATAGCCTTAAAATTTGAAACTCCCGTTAAACTAAATTTCAAAGCTAGCACTAGTGAAGATGAAAAAATTTATCTTGGATTTCTGAACAGAAGTCTGGGGATATCGACTTTTTATCCTGAATATAAAGATGGAAATAAGATGCGGCGTGATCTGCCTGCCGTACTATCAGCAGGAGTATCCAATAAGATAAATAAAGTAACGCTTTTATTTAGTTATAGCCATTATTTTAATAAAGCTGCCAATATAGATAATCAGAATTATGATGACGGAAACGAAGCAGGTATTGGTATAATGTATGATATAAATGATAAATTTACCTGGACAGCCGGAATAAATATAGCTGATACCGGTGCTTCAAGAGCTACTTATGATGATACGGAATTTGCCTTAAATTCTCAGTTATACGGAACAGGTGTAATATTCAAGCCAAATGAAAAAAATGAATTTGTCCTTTCTTTGGCTTATATCCATTATAATTCCGAAAATGGAGTTGACGAACACTTTGTTCCGGGAGCGGATTTTGAAAAATCAAAAGTCCGGTATAAGAAATCAATAACCAGTCTTGGACTTGGCTATACATATAAATTCTAA
- a CDS encoding MarR family winged helix-turn-helix transcriptional regulator produces the protein MKNALIELQCEMVAERTYVNPNNLSWLQYDILHFINLHKNILPSKLSIELGVARSKLSKALKQLKLLGYIQQVPSDHDGRELITSLTQGGAEFLLNIYNNHESIYKLAKEIFSEEEQKEFTRLAKILSSKLRNERIKNNG, from the coding sequence ATGAAAAATGCTTTAATAGAACTGCAATGTGAGATGGTAGCAGAAAGAACTTATGTTAATCCAAATAATCTCAGCTGGCTTCAATATGATATCTTACATTTTATCAATCTGCATAAAAATATTCTGCCGTCAAAATTAAGTATAGAATTAGGAGTTGCCAGATCAAAACTGTCAAAAGCTCTGAAACAATTGAAACTGCTTGGATATATACAACAAGTGCCCAGTGATCATGACGGGCGTGAGCTTATTACTTCCCTGACTCAAGGCGGAGCTGAATTTTTACTAAATATTTATAACAATCATGAATCTATTTACAAACTCGCAAAAGAAATTTTTTCTGAAGAAGAACAAAAAGAATTCACAAGACTAGCAAAAATACTTTCAAGTAAACTAAGAAATGAAAGGATAAAAAATAATGGATAA
- a CDS encoding VOC family protein, protein MKIEHIAMYVNDLEAAKEFFIKYFDAVSNEMYHNQRTGFKSYFLSFEDGARLEIMTKEIMEDTKKTLTRTGFIHLAFSVGSKEKVDSLTSKMKEDGYEVISGPRTTGDGYYESCIVAVEDNQIEITV, encoded by the coding sequence ATGAAAATCGAACATATTGCAATGTATGTAAATGACTTAGAGGCGGCAAAAGAGTTTTTTATAAAATATTTTGATGCTGTATCAAATGAGATGTACCATAATCAAAGGACAGGATTTAAATCCTATTTTCTCAGCTTTGAAGATGGAGCGCGTTTAGAAATAATGACTAAGGAAATAATGGAGGATACAAAAAAAACTTTAACCAGAACTGGTTTTATACATCTGGCTTTTAGTGTAGGGAGTAAAGAAAAAGTCGATTCTTTGACATCAAAAATGAAAGAAGACGGTTATGAGGTAATAAGCGGACCACGTACAACTGGTGATGGATATTACGAGAGCTGTATAGTGGCTGTTGAAGATAATCAGATCGAAATAACAGTCTAA